The genomic interval GTCGACGGGAGCATGGCGTTCCGCGCGATGCTCTCGGCCATCCGCAGCGCCCGCCGCGAGGTCCTCCTCGAGATGTACTGGGTCGGCGACGACCCGGTCGGTACCCGCTTTCGGGCGGAGCTCGCCGCGGCCGCTCGGCGTGGCGTGATGGTGCGCATCGTGTTCGACGCCTTCGGCAGCCTCGGCCTCCCCGGGGACTTCTGGGCGCCGGTCGAGCGCGAGGGCGGGATCGTGTACGCGTTCCACGCGCTCTCCCCGTTCGCCCGCAGGTTTCGGCTCGATTTCCTCGAGCGACGCGACCATCGCAAGCTCCTCGTGGTCGACGGGACCACGGGCTTCCTCGGCGGCATCAACCTCGCGCTCCCCTGGCTCCCACGCGAGTGCGGGGAGAGGCCTTCCGCGACGACGCGATCGAGATCACCGGCCCTAGCCTCGAAGACCTGCGCGCGCTCTTCTTCAAAACGTGGAGCCACGTCTCCGGTACCCGCGCGGGGCCCGCCGTTGCCGCGTTCGGTGAGCGACGGTTGGGGCGTGTCTGGGCGCTCGCGAGCCCCACGTCGCGGAGGGCTCGCCGAAGTGTCCTCAGGGAGTACCTCTTCCGCATCCACCGTGCGAAGCGCTCGCTCGACTTCGCGAACGCGTATTTCGTACCTCGAAGCTCGTTCCGACACGCGCTCTACGGCGCTCGCCGCCGTGGCGTTCGGGTGCGTCTCCTCTTGCCCGAGGTGAGCGACATCACGGCGGTGCAGCTCGCCCAGGAGTCCTTCTACGAGGACTACCTCGCCGCTGGGATCGAGGTCTACCTCCTGCACGATGCCGTGCTCCACTCGAAGACCGCGATCGTCGATCGTCACTTCGTCACCACCGGCAGCTACAACCTCGACGAACGCTCCCGGGTGAAGAACTTCGAGCTGAACCTCGCCATCGAGGACGCGGCGTTCGCCGAGCACGTGAGCGAGGTGTTCGAGAGCGACCTCCAGCGTTCCGTGCGGCTCACCCCTGGCTCGTGGCAACGTCGTAGTGTGGTCCGGCGAGGCGCCCAGGCCTTCGCCCATCTGTTTCGGAGGCTCCTTTGATCGTCACTCGAGCACGGCAAGCGGCGCGCGCCGCCGGCTTTCTCGGCCTCACCGCCGTCATGATCCCGCTCTACGTGGGGCGAGACACCCTGACGAAGCCCCACGACCGCGACGCCGTCCGCGATCGATGGGTGAAGCGCTGGGCCTCGGGTCTCTTGTCCCTCTTCGACGTCCGCGTCGAGCCCATCGATCCCGTCACGCCGCCGCCGGACGGAGTCGGGCGTCTCATCGTGTCGAACCACCGTTCGGCCATCGACATCGGCGTGCTCCTCCAGACCTTCGGGGGCCGCATGGTGAGCAAGGCCGATCTCTCCGGTTGGCCCGTGGTCGGCGCAGCCGCCCGGAGCGTCGGGACGGTCTTCGTCGAGCGCGGTGACGCGAAGAGCGGCGCCCAGACCATCCGAGCGATCCGAGATCTCCTCCGCGCGGGCCAGACCATCGTGATCTTCCCCGAAGGGACGACCTTCGCCGGCGACGAGGTTCGCCCGTTCCAACCTGGCTCGTTCCTCTCCGCCACGAACACCGGCGCCGAGGTCCTCCCAATCGGCCTCGCCTACGAAGAGGGCTCGGACGCGGCGTTCGTCGGCGAGACCTTCCCGCAGCACCTGGCGCGCATGGCAGCGTCGCCCAACCCCACGCGCGTCCGCCTCGCGATCGGGGAGGCCATTCGAACGGAGAAGGCCACGAAGGCCGCGGCCCTCGCCGAGCTCTCGCACGCCGCGGTCGAGCGGGCCGTCACGCGCGCACGCGCCTCGTTCGGCCCCCGCACGAGCGAAGGCCCGAAGCCATCTATCTCTTCGTAATCTATCGACTTTTTACGACGCGCGGCGCCTGCGGCGGGCGCCCAGGAGCGCGGCTCCGAGGGCCACGATCGCGAGCCCGGAGGAGCCCGCCGCCCCGACACCGACCGAACAGCCACCGCTCTCGTCGGTCGGCTCGAGCGGCGTGGGCGACGGAGTCGGCGTGCCGGAGGGCGTGCCCGTCGCGGACGGCGTGGGCGACGGTGTCGGCTGCGGCGCGGCGTCATGGGAGTGACCGGCGTCGCTCGGGGGGACCGAAGCGTCCGTGGGCGCGCCGGCGTCCGACTGAGGCGGGCAGTTCGTGCCCACGCAGATGTCGGCGCAGGTGAAGTACGTGTCACCCGCGTTGATCGACTGCTGGTTCGCCCCGCACGCGCGGTTGATCATGAGCTGACGCACCGAGAGCGTGCAGGCCGTGCACGTCTTCCCGGCCGGCAGGGTGACCGTCATCGTGCGCTTCTTCGGGGTCACGTCACCCGAGGGGTCGTCGACCTGCGCGAGGATCTGGAAGTTCTGATCGTTCGCCTCGGAGAAGAGGACCTGGAAACAGCCGCGGTGGTCGATGGTCTCGGTGAACTCGACGGTGACCTGCTGACCCGCTTGGTACTGCGTGTAGTTGGCGGTGCGTGCCACGCCCCCGCAGGGCCCCGTCTTGTGAGCGTCGGCGCCCGCCTTGCCGAAATCGCGCGCTGGCGGGCTCGACATCACGGTATGGGCGCTCGCCACATGGGCGGAAGCGAGGAAGACGAGCGCGACGGCGGAGGCGGAGAGACGCTTCATGCGGCGGAGCTTACCCGCGCCGGGCGGAACGCGCCAAAAACACCGTCCCGAGCGGACGATTCCGCCCGCGCTTCACGCCCCACGGCCCCTCCCCAGGGACGCTCTGGGGGGACGCGACACCCCCGGGCTCCCTTCGACGAAGAAACGAAGCGGGGCGTCGGCGTCCTCTCCGGCGTAAGCAACCCCCACCCTCGGGGTGACGACCACGCGGCCTTCTGGCCTCTTTCCCCTGCCGAAGTGGAGCGCTTCGTCCGAGACGAGGTCGGTGCCCCCGTGCTCCGCCTCGAGTCGGAGCGCGCGCGTCACGAGCCCGGGGCCGCTCCCGCGCCCTCCCGAAACCTCCACCCCGCGGATGAGCACGGCGTGCCCGGCCCCCTCCGCGAGGCACGTCACGTTGAAGCAGAGGTGCATGCCGTACACACGGAACAGATACGCCGTGCCGGGGCGAGCAAAGAGGTGCTTTCGCGCTTCGGTGCGGCCGAAACGCGCGTGGCAGGCGCGGTCGTCGGGGCCACGGTACGCCTCGGTCTCGACCACGATCCCGACGAGGTCTCCGTCGGCTGTCGTGTGGACGAGGCGAGCGCCGAGAAGGCCCCGGGCCACACGACGCGCGTCACGCGCGAAGAACGATCGATCGAAGCGTTCCACCGTGCACGGAACTTTACACCTGCGCGGCATCGCGGGAAATCGGCCGCCTACGCCCCTCCACGCGTGCCCTGTGCTATGCGACGGGAATGGATCTCACCGTGCTGCTCGAGCCCAAGATCGACCTCCCTCGACTCGCCGAAATCCTCGACGGAATGGGGCACGAGGGCCGTTTGCACACCGTGCGCGGCTGGGGCCTCGCGCGTCAGGCCGAGCTCTTCGAAGCGGTCAAGGGCCACAAGCCGCTCACGTTGGCGGACTTCGTCCCCGACGGGGTCCCGAACCTCACCGAGGTCATCCACGACGGCCGCAACACTCTTCCGCTCTTCAACGACTTTCAGAAGCGCTTCTGCCGCCCGGAGGACGAAGAGGGCGTTCTCTACGGGTACAACGAGGGCTCGACGCGAGGCCTCACCGGCCCGGGCTACTACGTCGCCTACGAGAAGGACGGCGAGCTCGTGATCGACTACCGGAAGACGCCGAAGGCCAAGGTCTCGACGTGGCCGGAGATCATCCCCAACTCGAAGAAGCTCGGCTTCCTCGTCTACGAGGGCATGGTCGACTACATGCGCGGGATCTCGAGTCACGTGTCGATCGGTCGCGCCGAAAAGGGCGGAAAAATGATGGACGCTTATTTCGTCCTCGTCCGGGACGACAGGCCAACGGTCTCCTGATGGGGCACCTCTCCGCCTCCGAGTTCGTCGAGCTGCACCAGGCGCTCCTCGTCAAACACGCGCGCGCGAGCACCAAGCTCGCGACCGACGATCGGGGGCCGCCCCTCCCCGCGGAGGACGTGACCGCCGAGCTCGTGCGTCTCCTCGAGGACCTCGAGTCCTCCGGCGTGGAGCTCGGGAGCATCGCGTCGCCGAACGCGTACCTCCGGAAGTGTGTCCCCGTGGCGCTCTCGCGCGCTCGCAGGCGCCGAACCCTGCTCGCACAGGTCACCGCGGGGGACGACCTCGACGCCGTCTCGAGCGACATCAAGCGGGTCGACGCCGAGCTCCCGTTCCCGCCAGAGGCCCCCACCGCGGAAGCCATCGACGCGCGTGCGCGCCTCGACGCCGTGCTCGCGGGGCTGCGGCCGCACGACGCCTTGATCTTCGCGCTCGTCGTCGAAGACGACCGAGGGGTCGAGGGCGCAGGGCTCGCCATCACCCGCGCGGCCGACGAGGCGAGGGCGAGCTTCGACCGGGGGCTCGCCGTGGCGCGCGAGCTGCGGACGGTGAGCTCGGGGTCTCCGTCCACGTCGGACGAGCGGCTGCGAGAGCTCCTCGTGGAGCTCGCCCGGATCGCCAAGGACCCCGAGGTCAAAGACCACCACGCCGACGAGCCGGTGCTCGCGCTGCTTCGGGGCGGCGACCTCAGCGACGACCTCGGCGACGCGCTCGGGCACGTCGCGCGTTGTGTCGATTGCCGCGCGCGGGTCGCCGAAGGAGAGACGGCCCAGCACTCGGTGGTCGTCATGGCGATCGACGCGGGCACGCACACCGACGTCGTCCTGCGTGCGGCGGAAGAGTCCCACGCGCGGCTCCTCCCGAGGGGCGACGCGCGCTTCACGGCCGTGCTCCCGTCGGACAGCCTCGTGGCGTTCAAAGAGCGGCTCTCGCAAGGCGAGGTCGCGCGGGTCGCCGTCGCCGGACAGGTCGACATCCCCGTGGCGCGAAGGCGCGCGGCGAGCCTCGTCGACGCGACCGAGGCGGGCGGGATCGACGCGGCCGAGCTCCAAGCGTGGGCCGACATCGGGAAGGTCGCGGCCGCCCCTCCGCGCTCCGACGGCTCCGTCCCACGTTGGCTCATGGTGGCGGCGGTCGTGGTCGTGGCGATCGCCTCGGCAACCCTCGCCCTCGCCATGACATCTCACGCTCGGTAAGGGATCGCCCTACCGATGTCCGACACGCCGCTCACGCTCAAGGTCCTCGAGTCCGTGACGGACGTGACGGGCGCCGACTGGAACGGGTTACTCTCTCCCACATCGTCGCCTTTCATGGCCTGGGACTGGCTCGCGTGCCTCGAAGAGAGCGGCGCGGTGCGTGAGAGCTCGGGGTGGGTCCCCCGCCCGCTCGCGCTCTACCGCGGTCCCGAGCTCGTGGCCGCCGCCCCGGCGTACGTGAAGCTCCACAGCGAGGGCGAGTTCGTCTTCGACTGGAGCATCGCCGACGTGGCCCACCGCATGGGGCTCGACTACTACCCGAAGCTCGTCCTCGCGGTGCCCTTCACTCCGGCCACCGGGGAGCGCGTCCTCGTGCGTCCGGGGTTCTCCCGGGAGGAGGCGACCCGTGTCGTGGCCTCGGCGGCTTCGGAGCTCGCCCGCGAGATCGGGATGTCGGGCGCGCACGTGCTCTTCCCCCGCGAGAGCGAGATGCCCTCGCTCCTCGACGCCGGCTACGACGAGCGCCTCGGCGTGCAGTTCCACTTCGAGAACCGAGGGTACCGTTCGTTCGACGACGTGCTCGCCACCCTGCCGTCGAAGAAGCGCACGCAGATTCGCCGCGAGCGCGCGCAGCCCGCCCGGGACGGCGTCCGCATCGAGACCGTGCCTCGTGAGCGCATCGACCGCGCGCTCGCACGGGAGATGCACGCCCTCTACCTGACGACGGTCGACAAGTTCGTGTACGGGCGAAGGTACTTGAACGTCCGCTTCTTCGAGCTCGTGGCCGAGCGGTTCGCGGACCATCTGGCGTGGGTCGTGGCGACGCGACGCGAGGACGGCCGCGACCGCGTCGTCGCGAGCGCCTTCAACGTCAAGGGAGGGGGCGTCCTCTACGGTCGCTATTGGGGCACCCACGTCGACCTCCCGTTCTTGCACTTCAACGTGTGTTTTTACCACGGCATCGACGAGGTCGTGCGTGAGGGTCTCCGCGTCTTCGAGCCCGGCGCCGGAGGAGAGCACAAACGCGTCCGCGGCTTCGCGCCCACGGTGACGAGGTCGGCGCATACCTTCGTCGACCCGAGGCTCCGAGCGATCGTACGCCCCTTCTTCGAGCGCGAGCGGAGGGCGGTGCAAGAGCACGTCGACGAGGCCCGAAGCGGCGCCGGGCCCGAGCGATGAACCTCGGGGTGACGCGGCTCCCCACTCGGGTACTCTGCGTCCATGCGTGTCCTCCCCGTCCCGTGTCTGTCCGACAACTACGCCTATCTCGTGATTTGTGAGGTCACCGGCCAGGCGGCCATCGTCGATCCGTCGACGCTCGACGACACACGCGCGGCGATCGAGGCGCTCGCCCCGGCGGGCCGACGGCTCGTGGAGATCTGGGCGACCCATCACCACGGCGACCACGTCGGAGGCCTCGAGGGCGTGAGGGACACCTTCGCCGTGCCGTGCGTGCGTGCCTTCGCGGATCCGCGGATCGAAGGGGTCACCCATCCGCTCGCCGACCGAGACGTCTTCACGCTCGGCGCGATTCGCGTGACGGCGATGCACGTCCCCGGGCACACCCGGTCGGCCCTCGCCTTCTTCTGCGAAGCCGACGGAGAGGCGCCGTGCGTGCTCACGGGCGACACGATGTTCGCGGGGGGATGCGGCCGCCTCTTCGAGGGGACCCCCGCGGACATGCACGCGTCGCTGACCAAGCTCGCGGCGCTGCCCCCCGAGACGCGCGTGTATCCCGGACACGAGTACACGGTGTCGAACCTCGTCTTCGCGGCCACGCTCGAGCCCGCGTCGGGCGACGTCGCGACCGCGCTCGAGCGTGCCCGTGGCCTTCGCGCGCGAGGGGAGCCGACCATCCCCACGACCATCGACGACGAGCGGAGGACGAACCCTTTCGTCCGGGCGCACGAGGCCTCTCTCCGCGAAGCGGTCGGGTTGCCCGTGGGGTCCGATCCTGTCTCGGTGCTCGCGCTGGCGCGGAAGCGAAAAGACGTGTTCGTGGCTCCCTGAGCGCGCGGCCGCCTACTTCGTCCCCTCGAGGCACCCTTGGCCACACGAGGTGGGCATGACGTCCTTGATGCTCGAGGTCACTTCCTTGTAGACCGCACGCATCCGCTCGAAGTCCTCCCCCTTGGTGATGGGGCGCTCTTCGCCCGGATCGGCATCGAGATCGAAGAGCTTGAAGTAGAGCTGGCCCTGGCCGTACGAGGTCATCTTCCACTTGCCGCTCACGACGGCGCGGCGGCGGTCGTTGTTGCTCGTCGCGGGCAGGTCCACGACCACGGGGCGCGGAGGGGCATCTTTTCCCTTCACCTCGGGGAGGAGGCTCTGCCCCGGGAGCCCCTTCGGGCCCTCGACGCCGAGCGCCTCGAGGATGGTGGGCGCGAGATCGATGGCGCCGCGCGGGGTGTCGACGTGCCGCGGGGCGTTGCCCGGGATACGCACCATGAGCGGGACGCGCACGAGGTTCTCCCAGATCTCGAAGCCGTGGCGAAACTGCTTGTGCTCGCCGAACGCCTCGCCGTGGTCGGCGGTGACGATGACGATCGTGTCCTTGCCGAAGGGCTGCGCGTCGACGAAATCGAGCAATTTTCCCACGTATTTGTCGGTAAAGAGCACCTCGGCGTCGTACTTGTCGCGGAGGGTCTTGCCGAAGGGCTCGATGCCGTCCTTCTCGTGGCCGATGTAGAGATCGTGCGGATCGAGGAAGTGCACCCAGGCGAAGAAGCGGCCCTTCTTGGCGGCCGCGGAGAGCCCCTCCTCGAAGAGCGCCTCGAGCTCGGGGCTCGTGACGTTGTCGTCCTGCTGCGCGTTCCACTTCAGGTTCGGGACGATGCGCCAGTCGGCGAAGCCCTGTTCGAAGCCGGCGTTCTGGAAGTAGCCGTGCGCGTGGGCCCCGACGGTGGCGACGCCGGCCGCCGCGAGGCGCTCGGGGAACATGTCGTTCTGGGCCGCGTATTTCCCGAAAAAGAAGCCGTCGCGCTGGAGCTCGTGAGGGTAGCGCCCGGCGAGGAGGCCGCCGAGGCTCATCGAGGTGTACGACGAGATGGCGTACGCATGAGTGTAACTTACACTTTGTTTCTCGAACGCCGTGAGGCGCGGGGCGATGGCGCGGGGGTAGCCGGCCCAGGGCATGTCGGCGCGGAGCGAGTCGATCGAGAGCAGGAGGACGTTGCGCGGCCCTTCGCTCGGGCGCGAGGACGGCGAGGTGGCGGACGCCCCATCGAAAGACGCGTCGGGCGACGAGGAGGCCGGGGCGGCCACATCGGGGACCTGGTCGGGGCTGTTCGAGGCGGAGGAGCCACCTTTGGAGCATGCGAGCATGCCGCCGAGGAACCCCACAGAAATGAGAAGACGCGTCGAAAGGCGCATGCCCCCTTCTGCCGTATCCGGCGGATCTCGGCAAAATCGTGGCACTTGCGCGGCGCGTCACAACGTTTTGCGCACGTCGCGATCAGGGTGTCGTATTGCGGGATTCGTGCAGGCCGCATAGAGTGAGGCGCACTTGGGGAGCCGCGCGCGGCGCGGAAATGGCTCTTCGAAGACTTGAGGAGAAAACCGCGATGCAAAAGAACAATTGGCTTCGACTCGGAATGGCCGGAATCATCCTTTCGGGCCTCGGCGCCGGCACGGTCCTGCAGGGCTGCGGCGACGACGACGTGACCCCGCTCGACGCGGGCACGGACACGGCGACGACGACCACCATCCCCACCTCGACGGGCTCGGTCCCGGACTCGTCCGTTCCGGACACGTTCGTTCCCCCGGTGCCGGAGTCGCAGAAGATCATCTTCGTGCACGCGGGCAACTGGATGGGGGCGAGCTTCGAAAACGGCCCTGGTCCGCTCGCTCCGCTTGCGGGCGGTGTCCGACTCTGTCTGAAGGCTGGGCCGGTCGGAAACAACCCGTTCCTTCCCGTCCCCGCTCTCCCGAACGTTGCAGCAGCACCGGTGCCAGTTCCCGCGCTTCTTCCCGGCACCGGCGGCGTCCTCCCCGCGCGCACGGACTTCTCGACCACGCGTCTCGAAGGCTTCGCGCTCAGCGTTCAGCGACTCGCGGCCAAGGCCGCGAGCCTTCCCGACGACGCGGCGCGCACCAAGTTCAACAACACCCCCTGCGGTGATCTTTTTGGCAAG from Myxococcales bacterium carries:
- a CDS encoding 1-acyl-sn-glycerol-3-phosphate acyltransferase, with translation MIVTRARQAARAAGFLGLTAVMIPLYVGRDTLTKPHDRDAVRDRWVKRWASGLLSLFDVRVEPIDPVTPPPDGVGRLIVSNHRSAIDIGVLLQTFGGRMVSKADLSGWPVVGAAARSVGTVFVERGDAKSGAQTIRAIRDLLRAGQTIVIFPEGTTFAGDEVRPFQPGSFLSATNTGAEVLPIGLAYEEGSDAAFVGETFPQHLARMAASPNPTRVRLAIGEAIRTEKATKAAALAELSHAAVERAVTRARASFGPRTSEGPKPSISS
- a CDS encoding lytic polysaccharide monooxygenase, which codes for MKRLSASAVALVFLASAHVASAHTVMSSPPARDFGKAGADAHKTGPCGGVARTANYTQYQAGQQVTVEFTETIDHRGCFQVLFSEANDQNFQILAQVDDPSGDVTPKKRTMTVTLPAGKTCTACTLSVRQLMINRACGANQQSINAGDTYFTCADICVGTNCPPQSDAGAPTDASVPPSDAGHSHDAAPQPTPSPTPSATGTPSGTPTPSPTPLEPTDESGGCSVGVGAAGSSGLAIVALGAALLGARRRRRAS
- a CDS encoding DNA-3-methyladenine glycosylase — protein: MERFDRSFFARDARRVARGLLGARLVHTTADGDLVGIVVETEAYRGPDDRACHARFGRTEARKHLFARPGTAYLFRVYGMHLCFNVTCLAEGAGHAVLIRGVEVSGGRGSGPGLVTRALRLEAEHGGTDLVSDEALHFGRGKRPEGRVVVTPRVGVAYAGEDADAPLRFFVEGSPGVSRPPRASLGRGRGA
- a CDS encoding GNAT family N-acetyltransferase, producing the protein MSDTPLTLKVLESVTDVTGADWNGLLSPTSSPFMAWDWLACLEESGAVRESSGWVPRPLALYRGPELVAAAPAYVKLHSEGEFVFDWSIADVAHRMGLDYYPKLVLAVPFTPATGERVLVRPGFSREEATRVVASAASELAREIGMSGAHVLFPRESEMPSLLDAGYDERLGVQFHFENRGYRSFDDVLATLPSKKRTQIRRERAQPARDGVRIETVPRERIDRALAREMHALYLTTVDKFVYGRRYLNVRFFELVAERFADHLAWVVATRREDGRDRVVASAFNVKGGGVLYGRYWGTHVDLPFLHFNVCFYHGIDEVVREGLRVFEPGAGGEHKRVRGFAPTVTRSAHTFVDPRLRAIVRPFFERERRAVQEHVDEARSGAGPER
- the gloB gene encoding hydroxyacylglutathione hydrolase produces the protein MRVLPVPCLSDNYAYLVICEVTGQAAIVDPSTLDDTRAAIEALAPAGRRLVEIWATHHHGDHVGGLEGVRDTFAVPCVRAFADPRIEGVTHPLADRDVFTLGAIRVTAMHVPGHTRSALAFFCEADGEAPCVLTGDTMFAGGCGRLFEGTPADMHASLTKLAALPPETRVYPGHEYTVSNLVFAATLEPASGDVATALERARGLRARGEPTIPTTIDDERRTNPFVRAHEASLREAVGLPVGSDPVSVLALARKRKDVFVAP
- a CDS encoding sulfatase, coding for MRLSTRLLISVGFLGGMLACSKGGSSASNSPDQVPDVAAPASSSPDASFDGASATSPSSRPSEGPRNVLLLSIDSLRADMPWAGYPRAIAPRLTAFEKQSVSYTHAYAISSYTSMSLGGLLAGRYPHELQRDGFFFGKYAAQNDMFPERLAAAGVATVGAHAHGYFQNAGFEQGFADWRIVPNLKWNAQQDDNVTSPELEALFEEGLSAAAKKGRFFAWVHFLDPHDLYIGHEKDGIEPFGKTLRDKYDAEVLFTDKYVGKLLDFVDAQPFGKDTIVIVTADHGEAFGEHKQFRHGFEIWENLVRVPLMVRIPGNAPRHVDTPRGAIDLAPTILEALGVEGPKGLPGQSLLPEVKGKDAPPRPVVVDLPATSNNDRRRAVVSGKWKMTSYGQGQLYFKLFDLDADPGEERPITKGEDFERMRAVYKEVTSSIKDVMPTSCGQGCLEGTK